One Acidobacteriaceae bacterium genomic region harbors:
- a CDS encoding TonB-dependent receptor — protein MTFCKWLEMDRLVKKGRRRRVGLTLTLGVMLLAGTRLFAQGITGTIAGTVTDPSGTAVPGATVTITQTSINSVHTVTTSDNGSFTATELPPGDYTVEVEQKGFERFRQTGVHLTIDQTVSLTPVLTLGALTETVNVSGAAPVIQTTDSSIGSVIESQAIQNTPLNGRLSLMGLIALAPGVQGVGAQDQLATRGLTFAAGTGSRNSYGGLASTLDGVNNAEVTLQRAEPEIPSLDAISQFKMLTTGAPAEFGQPMALIVVSASGTNQFHGELLEYNRSKGMGAKSYFSGAVSRPPYERNEYGGNFNGPIWIPKLYKGRDRSFFFVAYEGFRLTQSYTDNTQQPTALMRQGIFTEFPTLTLIDPLTGLPFTTHNTIPSGRINSVSQQLMNFLMPLPTASGTGVNTFEQVSETSVSNRFSVRLDHRLTNNDQIRFTYLRAFYGPSPTNGSDSLQGGNAQDGEHNSNYILGWTHTFNASLLADTYASFFHLPIYRTPQNHGTDFASIIPGLGSELIEGAPQISITNIQSIAEQGSKDLEQVAQIGTNVTKVTEHHTIKVGFSYVYDNHWNNAASTPQRGQYTFNGRYSGNAFADFLLGYPVSTVKPTPNNFITRNISSQYAAYVQDDWKPFHNLTVNAGLRYDLQWFRDNPYGLDSLYVPSLKEVVVFGNSYPPAAIPQFLTSIPITLSGTAGLPGSVFAYLGQDKNNVSPRLGFAYQPFPNTVLRGAFGIYYNLLPASYIGTAPFANLPFSGSQTYNNSTSNPPAFSMSNPFSATGTFTSNPNVLAQAPTVTPYTEEYNLALEHQFAGNWDVRVGYVGQHNLKQNNYGGSGNYAPNINLPAQPVPIKSGSGVTVQSLNLVQPFSTISLNMDPIFHSNMNSLQIGAHHQYHNGVAFGAEYQWTRVLGTENLENPSGSTPNDSYGPIAGIAPQVLTVNYSYLLPFGHGRAFLAGNSGLLDKVVSGWQVSGITVFQNGQPFSVSYSAPGTFTDGSGNVWTNLASGRANRVTGVSLYPSAKTKKQWFNPSAFTAPTNAAGIPGGAYGNSGYDMLRGPRYQDWDINLEKNIEWHEHYRIQLRADAFNVFNHPNLGTPNANISNTSTVGTITSVSGTPTYEQRTVEFAGKFNF, from the coding sequence ATGACGTTTTGTAAGTGGCTCGAGATGGACCGTTTGGTGAAGAAGGGCCGCCGGCGCCGCGTAGGTTTAACTCTGACGCTGGGGGTAATGCTTCTGGCCGGAACGCGCCTGTTTGCGCAGGGAATCACGGGCACCATCGCCGGTACGGTCACGGATCCAAGCGGTACGGCTGTCCCCGGGGCCACAGTCACGATCACCCAAACCAGCATCAATTCTGTGCACACGGTCACGACGTCGGATAATGGGAGCTTCACTGCCACGGAGCTTCCTCCGGGCGACTACACGGTAGAGGTGGAACAAAAGGGGTTTGAGCGCTTCCGTCAAACCGGCGTTCACCTCACGATTGACCAGACGGTCTCGCTCACGCCGGTACTCACCTTGGGTGCGCTGACGGAGACGGTCAATGTCTCAGGTGCAGCCCCCGTGATTCAGACGACTGACTCGTCGATCGGTTCGGTCATCGAGAGCCAGGCGATTCAGAACACACCTCTGAACGGCCGGCTGAGCCTCATGGGTCTGATTGCATTGGCCCCTGGTGTTCAGGGTGTGGGAGCGCAGGACCAGCTTGCGACCCGTGGTCTCACGTTCGCGGCAGGTACCGGTTCGCGCAACTCCTATGGCGGCCTGGCGTCCACGCTTGACGGCGTTAACAACGCCGAGGTCACGCTGCAGCGTGCCGAGCCGGAGATCCCTTCACTCGATGCAATTTCGCAGTTCAAGATGCTTACAACCGGCGCTCCAGCGGAGTTTGGTCAGCCTATGGCGCTCATCGTCGTCAGCGCGAGCGGCACAAATCAATTCCATGGCGAGTTGCTGGAGTACAACCGCTCTAAAGGGATGGGAGCGAAGTCTTACTTCAGCGGCGCGGTGTCACGGCCCCCCTATGAGCGTAACGAATACGGCGGAAACTTCAACGGACCAATCTGGATTCCGAAGCTCTACAAGGGCCGCGACCGTAGCTTCTTCTTCGTCGCCTACGAGGGCTTTCGCCTGACGCAGTCCTACACCGATAACACGCAGCAGCCGACCGCACTGATGCGTCAGGGTATCTTCACAGAATTCCCTACGCTGACGCTCATCGATCCCTTGACAGGGCTGCCGTTCACTACGCACAACACGATTCCATCGGGCCGCATCAATTCGGTCTCGCAGCAGCTTATGAATTTCCTCATGCCTTTGCCGACAGCTTCCGGAACTGGCGTCAACACGTTCGAACAAGTGTCGGAGACGTCCGTCTCCAACCGCTTCTCTGTTCGCCTGGATCACCGTCTGACGAATAACGACCAGATCCGCTTCACCTATCTGCGCGCTTTCTACGGCCCCAGCCCGACGAATGGCTCCGATAGCCTGCAGGGAGGGAACGCTCAGGACGGCGAGCACAACTCGAACTACATCCTCGGCTGGACTCACACGTTCAACGCCAGTCTGCTGGCCGACACCTACGCTTCGTTCTTCCATCTGCCTATTTACCGCACGCCGCAGAACCACGGGACGGACTTCGCTTCGATTATCCCTGGCCTTGGATCGGAGCTGATCGAAGGCGCGCCCCAGATTTCGATCACGAACATCCAGTCCATCGCGGAGCAGGGATCGAAGGATCTTGAGCAGGTCGCACAAATCGGAACCAACGTCACGAAGGTCACTGAGCACCACACAATCAAAGTCGGCTTCTCATACGTGTACGACAACCACTGGAACAACGCAGCCAGCACACCGCAACGTGGCCAGTACACCTTCAACGGGCGCTACTCCGGCAACGCGTTTGCGGACTTCCTGCTGGGTTATCCGGTATCGACCGTGAAGCCGACGCCGAACAACTTCATCACCCGCAACATCTCCTCGCAGTACGCGGCGTACGTGCAGGACGACTGGAAACCCTTCCATAATCTGACCGTCAACGCCGGGTTGCGTTACGACCTGCAGTGGTTCCGCGACAATCCTTACGGCTTGGATTCGCTATATGTTCCGTCTCTGAAGGAGGTCGTGGTCTTCGGCAATTCGTATCCGCCGGCCGCGATTCCACAGTTCCTCACGTCTATTCCGATCACGCTTTCGGGTACGGCAGGACTGCCCGGTAGCGTCTTCGCCTACCTGGGACAGGATAAGAACAACGTCTCGCCGCGCCTCGGCTTCGCGTATCAGCCGTTCCCAAACACAGTGCTCCGCGGAGCTTTCGGCATTTACTACAACCTGCTCCCCGCCTCGTACATAGGCACGGCGCCGTTCGCCAACCTCCCGTTTTCGGGTTCGCAGACCTACAACAACTCCACCAGCAATCCGCCCGCGTTCTCCATGTCGAATCCGTTCTCGGCGACCGGAACGTTCACGTCGAATCCGAACGTTCTGGCGCAAGCCCCGACCGTCACCCCGTATACCGAGGAATACAATCTTGCGCTCGAGCACCAGTTCGCCGGCAACTGGGACGTGCGCGTCGGGTATGTGGGGCAGCACAACCTGAAGCAGAACAACTATGGCGGCAGCGGCAACTACGCCCCGAACATCAATCTTCCGGCTCAACCAGTACCCATCAAGTCGGGCTCGGGCGTGACGGTCCAGAGTCTCAATCTCGTGCAGCCCTTCTCGACCATCAGCTTGAACATGGATCCGATCTTCCATAGCAACATGAACTCGCTGCAGATCGGTGCGCATCACCAGTACCACAATGGAGTGGCATTCGGAGCGGAGTACCAGTGGACGCGAGTGCTCGGAACTGAGAACTTGGAGAATCCTTCTGGATCTACGCCGAACGACTCCTACGGCCCGATCGCCGGCATCGCACCGCAGGTGCTCACGGTGAACTACTCCTACCTTCTGCCATTTGGTCACGGGAGGGCCTTCCTGGCGGGGAACAGCGGGCTATTGGACAAGGTCGTCAGTGGTTGGCAGGTTTCCGGCATCACGGTATTTCAGAACGGACAGCCGTTCTCCGTTAGCTACTCGGCGCCTGGCACGTTCACCGACGGCAGCGGCAACGTATGGACGAACCTCGCCAGCGGCCGCGCCAATCGTGTGACGGGTGTGTCGCTCTATCCATCGGCGAAGACGAAGAAGCAGTGGTTCAATCCGTCAGCCTTTACAGCGCCAACCAACGCGGCAGGCATTCCCGGCGGAGCATACGGCAACTCGGGCTATGACATGTTGCGCGGACCGCGCTACCAGGACTGGGACATCAATCTTGAAAAGAACATCGAGTGGCATGAGCATTACCGCATCCAGCTGCGTGCCGATGCCTTCAACGTCTTCAATCACCCAAATCTCGGAACGCCGAATGCGAACATCAGCAACACGTCGACGGTCGGCACGATCACATCTGTAAGCGGTACTCCAACCTACGAACAGCGCACCGTAGAGTTCGCGGGCAAGTTCAATTTCTAG
- a CDS encoding glycoside hydrolase family 88 protein, with the protein MKIAQCVVLTLFLAACSLAAQTPQSYFTNWPAGLSPQEVGKRVAEHFVTSPHQEPAKIHYSEAGTWYGALTFASLTHDEALQQRLIHRFDPLLPGGTEVSLIPPRRHVDDEIFGIIPMEIGIETHDAKYTAMGLQFADRQWENPQPDGLSAETRYWIDDMYMLTILQLEAYRATHDRKYLDRDAKEMAAYLDKLQQPNGLFYHAPDVPFFWGRGDGWVAAGMAEMLRDLPADHPQRARILEGYRKMMAGLLKYQGKDGMWRQLIDHDEAWPETSGSAMFTFAMITGVKNGWLDAATYGPAARHAWIAVAGYIDQNDNITSVCEGTGKLNSLDYYLARKRRTGDFHGQAPILWVASALLR; encoded by the coding sequence ATGAAGATCGCGCAGTGTGTTGTTCTCACGCTCTTTCTTGCAGCCTGCTCTCTTGCCGCGCAGACACCGCAGTCCTACTTCACAAACTGGCCTGCGGGGCTCTCGCCGCAGGAAGTAGGAAAGCGCGTTGCCGAGCACTTCGTGACCAGCCCTCATCAGGAGCCGGCAAAGATTCACTACTCTGAGGCGGGGACCTGGTATGGCGCGCTCACGTTCGCCTCGCTGACGCATGACGAAGCACTGCAGCAAAGGCTCATCCATCGCTTCGATCCGCTACTGCCCGGCGGGACCGAAGTTTCCTTGATCCCGCCCCGCCGGCACGTGGATGATGAGATCTTCGGCATCATCCCTATGGAGATCGGCATCGAGACGCACGATGCGAAATACACCGCCATGGGACTTCAGTTCGCCGATCGCCAGTGGGAGAATCCGCAACCTGACGGGCTTTCAGCCGAAACGCGCTACTGGATCGACGATATGTACATGCTCACCATCCTGCAGCTCGAGGCCTATCGGGCCACGCACGATCGCAAGTACCTGGACCGCGATGCGAAGGAGATGGCGGCGTATCTGGACAAGCTGCAGCAGCCGAATGGACTCTTCTATCACGCGCCCGATGTCCCATTCTTCTGGGGTCGTGGTGACGGATGGGTCGCCGCGGGGATGGCCGAAATGTTACGCGATCTTCCTGCCGACCACCCGCAACGTGCACGCATCCTCGAGGGCTACCGCAAGATGATGGCGGGCCTTCTGAAGTACCAGGGCAAGGACGGCATGTGGCGGCAGCTCATCGATCACGACGAAGCGTGGCCCGAGACCTCCGGCTCAGCAATGTTCACTTTCGCAATGATCACGGGCGTGAAGAACGGGTGGCTGGATGCCGCAACGTATGGCCCCGCTGCGCGGCACGCGTGGATAGCCGTTGCGGGTTACATCGACCAGAACGACAACATCACGAGCGTGTGTGAAGGCACGGGGAAGCTCAACAGCCTGGACTACTATCTCGCACGCAAGCGTCGCACGGGAGATTTCCATGGCCAGGCGCCGATTCTGTGGGTAGCGTCAGCCCTGCTCCGCTGA